The following nucleotide sequence is from Deltaproteobacteria bacterium HGW-Deltaproteobacteria-6.
AAAAAGATCTGGGTGTCGCCCTGATCGACATTGGAGGATCAACCACCGGCATTGCCATCTTCGCGGAGGGCAGCATCAAACACACCGCCACGCTGCCGGTGGGCGGCAACTTTCTGACTTCGGACATCGCCACCGGGCTTCGGACGCCTTTTGCCGAGGCGGAAAAAATAAAACTGCATTACGGCTGCGCCATGACATCGATGATTCCGAAGGAAGATACCATTGAAGTTCCCAGCGTCGGAGGCCGGGAAGCCAGAATGGTGTCGCGCCAGATTCTGGGCAGAATTGTGGAACCCCGCATGGATGAAATTCTTAATATGGCGCTCAAGGAAATTGTCCGTTCCGGTTATGAAGATCTGCTGGCGGCGGGGCTTGTATTGACCGGCGGCACGTCGCTTTTGCCGGGAATCAGTGAAATGGCGGAGCAGATTTTTGATATGCCGGTGCGCTGCGGCTGTCCCGCGGGCGTCGGCGGTTTGAGCGATGTTGCCAATTCACCGGCCTTTGCGGTGGGTGTTGGCTTGATTATATACGGCAGTAAAAATACGTCGGGTGATTCCGTCTATCGAAAGACGGGCAACGTCTTTAGCGAATTATTCAAAACAATTAAAAAATGGTTTTTAGATTTTTTCTAAACTAAGAGGGGGTGTGCATGTTTGAACTAACGGAAGTATGCATCGAAAATTCAGCAAGAATTAAAGTAGTCGGTGCGGGCGGAGGCGGCGGCAACGCCGTCAATACGATGATTTCCTATACGCTCCGGGGGGTTGATTTTATCATCGCCAATACGGACGCTCAGGCGCTGGCGGCGTCTGCCGCGCCCGTTAAAATCCAGATCGGAGCGGAAGTCACCAAGGGGCTGGGGGCCGGTTCCAATCCGGACATCGGCAAACAATCAGCCATGGAATCCCGCGATGAAATCCGCAGGCATCTGGAAGGCGCGGACATGATTTTTATCACGGCGGGCCTGGGCGGAGGCACCGGGACCGGCGCGGCGCCGGTGATTGCGGAGGTGGCCCGCGAATGCGGCGCGCTGACCGTGGCCGTGGTGACCAAACCGTTTCAGTTTGAAGGCAAGAGAAGAAATGTCCAGGCCGAAGAAGGCATCATCGCGCTGCGCGATGTGGTGGATACCCTGATTGTAGTTCCCAATCAGCGGCTGCTCAGCCTGGGCGGTCGGGGGCTCTCGCTTCTGGATGCTTTCAAGAAAGCGGATGATATTCTCTATCAGGCCGTCAAAGGCATCTCCGATCTGATTATTGTTCCGGGGCTGATCAATCTTGATTTCGCCGATGTGAAAAACATTATGAGCAATATGGGCATGGCGCTGATGGGCACCGGAACCGCCACCGGTGAGAACCGCGCCATTGAAGCCGCGCAGCGGGCGATCTCCTCGCCGCTTCTGGAGGACAACACGATTCAGGGCGCGCAGGGCATCCTGCTCAGCATTACCGGCGGGCCGGATATGAGCCTGTATGAAGTCAACGAAGCCTCATCGCTGATTCAGTCCGAAGCGCATGAAGATGCCAATATTATTTTCGGCACGGTCATTGATGAAAACATGACGGATGAAATCCGGATCACCGTGATTGCAACCGGTTTTGAAGACGCCATGAAGAAAAAACAGACGTCCTCCAATGTGATGCATCTGGGCGGCTTCCGGAAAGAAGATTTATCGACGCCCGCTTTTTTGCGCAAGGAAAAATCCCGCGATCAGGGCAATGTGCTGACGGTGGGTATGGGCGATGAAAGTGAAAACGTTGATATTGATATTCCCACGTTTTTGCGCCGTCAGGCGGACTAACAGGTTATTCGTGGCTGTCCGGCCGGGCGCAAAAGGGCTGAGGCCATGAGATGTCCATGAACTGGAAACAGAAAAAAAAACACGAAGCCCTTTTGGCCCGTGAACAGGGTTTTGTAAAAAAAGTCTGGGGAACCTGCCATACGGTATGCCTGGCCTATCCGAATGTTTACCGGATCGGCATGGCCAACCTCGGGTTCCAGACGGTTTATAAAATATTTAATGAGACCCCTTCCTTTCTTTGTGAAAGAGTGTTTCTGCCCGTGTCCGGTGACGACGCTGAATTCGTCACCGGCGCGGCGGAAACAGTTAGTCTGGAAAACCGCAAACCGGTCCGCGATTTTGATATCCTGGCTTTTTCCGTCTCCTTTGAAAATGATTACCCGTCCATCCTGAAAATGATGGATTTGAGCGGCATTCCGCTCAAGGCGAAAGACCGCGTAAGTCAGCATCCGCTGGTGATCGGCGGCGGCATCGCGCTCACGCTGAACCCCGAGCCGCTGGCTGATTTTTTTGATATATTTATTCTGGGCGAAGCAGAAGATGTTCTGCCTCGGTTCGCGCGGGTGTATGCGGATGCCATAAGCCGCGGGCTTGACCGCCACGCCCTGCTCACCTTGCTGCAAAAACAAATACCCGGCATTTATGTTCCTTCGCTCTACGCGGTGCGTTATTTCTCCGACGGGAAAATTCAGGATATGACGCCGCTTGCAGAAGGCTTACCCGCGAGAATTAAGATTTCTCCCGTTAAAAATATTGATGCTTTCTGCACAACTGAAGTGGTCAGCAGCATGGATTCGGAAATGGCGGATATGTTTCTGGTCGAGGTTAATCGGGGCTGTCCGCACCTCTGCCGGTTTTGCGCGGCAGGCTTTGTTTACGCGCCGCCGCGTTTCCGCGGCTATGAAGAAATTATTTCGGCTATTGACTGCGGTTTAATGGTGAAAAAGAAAATAGGCCTGGTCGGCACGGCGGTTTCCGATCATCCCGATCTGGTGAAGATCTGTCAATACATTGTCGATCACGATGCCGTGACCGGCATTGGGTCTCTGCGTCTGGACCGGATGGATGAAAAGATCGTGGACGTTCTTAAGGCGGGCGGCATTGAAACGGTCGCGCTTGCGCCGGAAGCGGGAAGCCAGCGGCTGCGAGATCTGCTGCGTAAAGGGATCACCGTGGACGATATTTTAAACGCCGCCCGGCTGCTGATTGAAAAGGAAATATCCAA
It contains:
- a CDS encoding cell division protein FtsZ gives rise to the protein MFELTEVCIENSARIKVVGAGGGGGNAVNTMISYTLRGVDFIIANTDAQALAASAAPVKIQIGAEVTKGLGAGSNPDIGKQSAMESRDEIRRHLEGADMIFITAGLGGGTGTGAAPVIAEVARECGALTVAVVTKPFQFEGKRRNVQAEEGIIALRDVVDTLIVVPNQRLLSLGGRGLSLLDAFKKADDILYQAVKGISDLIIVPGLINLDFADVKNIMSNMGMALMGTGTATGENRAIEAAQRAISSPLLEDNTIQGAQGILLSITGGPDMSLYEVNEASSLIQSEAHEDANIIFGTVIDENMTDEIRITVIATGFEDAMKKKQTSSNVMHLGGFRKEDLSTPAFLRKEKSRDQGNVLTVGMGDESENVDIDIPTFLRRQAD
- the ftsA gene encoding cell division protein FtsA — encoded protein: MAKKSNVLVGIDIGTTKTAAIVGEVTATGIDIIGVGISPAKEMRKGGVVNIDSAVEAIKKAVEDAEHMSGCRINSAYVGIAGSHIKGQNSLGIVAIKGREVGEDDLQRAIEASKAIAIPVDREILHTLPQNYVVDGQDGIRDPVGMSGVRLEAKVHIVTGAAASIQNVVKSVNRVGLDIDDIVLEQLAASEAVLSNDEKDLGVALIDIGGSTTGIAIFAEGSIKHTATLPVGGNFLTSDIATGLRTPFAEAEKIKLHYGCAMTSMIPKEDTIEVPSVGGREARMVSRQILGRIVEPRMDEILNMALKEIVRSGYEDLLAAGLVLTGGTSLLPGISEMAEQIFDMPVRCGCPAGVGGLSDVANSPAFAVGVGLIIYGSKNTSGDSVYRKTGNVFSELFKTIKKWFLDFF
- a CDS encoding radical SAM protein, with protein sequence MSMNWKQKKKHEALLAREQGFVKKVWGTCHTVCLAYPNVYRIGMANLGFQTVYKIFNETPSFLCERVFLPVSGDDAEFVTGAAETVSLENRKPVRDFDILAFSVSFENDYPSILKMMDLSGIPLKAKDRVSQHPLVIGGGIALTLNPEPLADFFDIFILGEAEDVLPRFARVYADAISRGLDRHALLTLLQKQIPGIYVPSLYAVRYFSDGKIQDMTPLAEGLPARIKISPVKNIDAFCTTEVVSSMDSEMADMFLVEVNRGCPHLCRFCAAGFVYAPPRFRGYEEIISAIDCGLMVKKKIGLVGTAVSDHPDLVKICQYIVDHDAVTGIGSLRLDRMDEKIVDVLKAGGIETVALAPEAGSQRLRDLLRKGITVDDILNAARLLIEKEISNLRLYFMVGLPTEEDEDIDAIIDLAKKIQHTALCHTEGKRKFRRITLSINQFIPKPRTPLQWCGLADVRDVGKKIKKITQAFRQDKQIHVIADVPKWNYVQALLSLGDRRVGDILLKVHQLNGNWMKALKAININPDFYVYRQKDLDEFLPWDMIEVGVPKKALIKEYQKALEKSDL